Proteins encoded in a region of the Sphingopyxis sp. OAS728 genome:
- a CDS encoding peroxidase family protein yields the protein MVTYIRSDLEFILDQIKIAEAHAAGQPLYGPGGLVPAYNLSFGLRTVDGSYNHLLPGQEKWGASNVQFPSLLDPVYRPADGTLFDPDGPMGPAPAMPTAANYNPSNNPNSLVFDSSLRTISNLLVDQTLGNPAAILEGLARAGDPDPLTTLPAITAIYQAFKPASDAEYQARVVLQNAQTAATEADDGLPGDTPEEVAAQAALAAATAAHDVTVADLEAARAVRDAALEPYGLAMDGDNVHLPNISPDGGLSASFNSWFTLFGQFFDHGLDLINKGGSGTVFIPLEPDDPLYVEGSHTNFMVLTRATVSAGTDGIMGTADDVRPVNTTTSYVDQNQTYASHASHQVFLRQYEVNAAGHPVATGKLIEGSADPDNDGNANGIPGGMATWGEVKAQALMLGILLTDQDVGKVPLLRTDAYGNFIPNAAGYAQVITGIGADGIPNTADDIVISGTPVAPVSLETAIRTNSAFLADIAHTAVPNGIEDGDITIGLENPGNNPLVYDNELLDAHFMAGDGRVNENIGLTAVHHVFHAEHNRLVEHTKEVVLATGDLAFLNEWLADDVASLPTTPAQVAALVWDGERLFQAAKFGTEMQYQHLVFEEFARKIQPQVDFFIVPDGFDTTINPDIVAEFAHVVYRFGHSMLTEDIDRFGPTFTPNDISLIEGFLNPTAYNGVGGAIEDGLAAGDIVRGMTRQVGNEIDEFVTSALRNNLLGLPLDLATINLARGRDTGVPSLNAARREFYEVTNNDARLKPYESWVDFAGNLKNEASIINFIAAYGLHPLITGETTVEGKRAAAMAIIFGTDQTVLGDPNDPLDDRVILAADAPDAFDFLNGEGAWTSGPNGVTITGLDNVDLWIGGLAEKILPFGGMLGSTFNFVFEVQMEQLQNADRFYYLQRLDGLHLFSEMEGNSFAGMIMRNTNATHLPSDVFSTPGLILEVDQTRQFNDLDGDGDLESNDPLGGGILTPLVVRNNPGTVGPDTNYLRYTGDEHVVLGGTEGADIIIASEGDDTIFGDGGNDTLEGGAGNDIINAGAGDDVVRDIGGDDNVKLGDGHDAINTGPGLDLVLGGRGQDFIVLGSDAGSEVFAGEGNDFILGNITAERILGNEGDDWIEHGTFDGAPGDNFDEIFAQDGVVGHDVFFGLGGFDEFIAEGGDDIMVGSPGRAKMAGMSGWDWAIYKDNIAGTDADLTRGIVFDENPTPPPNATQDAYESVEGLSGSRFNDILSGSNTTAAERAPFDQGGTEGYTGSNLDAAGIARISGLQAVLGAGVTSFNAGDIILGGDGSDLIRGNGGDDIIDGDKWLNVRISVREAVGPNGGVGAEIATANSMTELVTRVFNRQINPGQLVIVREILTDTTAGDTDIAAFSDLRANYDITYNANGTVTVAHARGTQLDGTDTLRNIERMRFSDVEIAVNSPATGQPVISDLTPTEGQLLTVNTAAIADANGLGAFSYQWQQSANGVTWANIAGATNATFTPNNPGGTTFGAQAGLQLRVVVSFTDGGGTAEQVTSNATGPTGVDWDGNGNNNTLAGTAGDDIADGGGGNDTLNGNDGNDLLNGEGDNDTINGGQGNDVLNGGGGNDNVTGGIGNDTMSGGAGDDTLTGGAGNDTIDGNGADDVAVFAGAVGNYSVTTSGTSLVVTDNTGADGVDTVSNVETLRFNGVNYAVVAGTAGNNNNLNGANGAAGSQAVFGFAGNDSINGGAGNDIINGGDGTDTITQTGATGGRDLVDGGAGTDTYVLAGNATVETFRIYARAEALAAGITGLNANTEIVITRNGTNNASIIAELDNIEEINVNALNVSSPGGVAPGGSGTNGGDTIMVIGNFAVTSLNYNTITVNGGRGADTVDISGLTSDHRLVFNTGGGADQFIGDQRPQDVINSTGGNGNGHGGGSGGSVYQQDNPLHMIRTLIDDWMEVNGRHVRHHFDADYPFA from the coding sequence ATGGTTACGTATATCCGCAGCGATCTCGAATTCATTCTGGACCAGATCAAGATTGCTGAAGCCCATGCCGCCGGGCAGCCGCTCTACGGCCCTGGCGGGCTCGTCCCCGCATATAATCTTTCGTTCGGTTTGCGCACCGTCGACGGCAGCTATAACCATTTGCTTCCGGGCCAGGAAAAATGGGGCGCGTCGAACGTGCAGTTCCCGTCGTTGCTCGATCCGGTCTATCGGCCGGCCGACGGCACGCTGTTCGATCCTGACGGGCCGATGGGGCCGGCGCCAGCGATGCCGACGGCGGCCAACTACAACCCGTCGAACAATCCGAATTCGCTCGTCTTCGACAGCAGCCTGCGAACGATCTCCAACCTGCTGGTCGATCAGACGCTGGGGAATCCGGCGGCCATCCTCGAGGGGCTGGCGCGCGCGGGCGATCCCGACCCCTTGACCACGCTTCCGGCCATCACGGCGATCTATCAGGCCTTCAAGCCTGCCTCCGACGCTGAATATCAGGCGCGCGTGGTGCTGCAGAATGCGCAGACCGCCGCGACGGAGGCCGATGACGGACTGCCCGGCGACACGCCGGAAGAGGTGGCTGCACAAGCCGCACTTGCTGCGGCGACCGCGGCACATGATGTGACCGTCGCCGACCTGGAAGCGGCGCGCGCCGTCCGCGACGCCGCGCTCGAGCCCTATGGGCTCGCGATGGACGGCGACAATGTCCATCTGCCCAATATTTCACCCGACGGCGGCCTGTCGGCCTCGTTCAACTCGTGGTTCACCCTGTTCGGCCAATTCTTCGATCATGGTCTCGACCTGATCAACAAGGGCGGTAGCGGCACCGTCTTCATTCCGCTGGAGCCCGACGATCCGCTCTATGTCGAGGGCAGCCACACCAACTTCATGGTGCTGACGCGCGCAACGGTTTCGGCTGGCACCGACGGGATCATGGGAACCGCCGACGATGTGCGGCCGGTCAACACGACCACCTCCTACGTCGACCAGAACCAGACCTATGCCTCGCATGCCTCGCACCAGGTATTCCTGCGGCAGTATGAGGTGAATGCGGCGGGCCATCCGGTCGCGACCGGCAAGCTGATCGAAGGTTCAGCCGATCCTGACAATGACGGCAATGCCAACGGTATTCCAGGTGGCATGGCGACCTGGGGCGAGGTCAAAGCGCAGGCGCTGATGCTCGGCATCCTGCTGACCGATCAGGACGTTGGCAAGGTGCCGTTGCTGCGCACCGATGCTTATGGCAATTTCATCCCGAACGCCGCGGGCTATGCGCAGGTCATCACCGGCATCGGTGCGGACGGGATTCCCAACACCGCCGACGACATAGTGATATCGGGCACGCCCGTCGCGCCGGTCAGTCTCGAAACGGCGATCCGCACCAACAGCGCGTTCCTTGCCGATATCGCCCACACTGCGGTGCCGAACGGCATTGAGGATGGCGACATCACGATCGGACTCGAAAACCCCGGGAACAACCCGCTGGTGTATGATAACGAGCTGCTCGACGCGCACTTCATGGCCGGCGACGGCCGCGTGAACGAGAATATCGGACTGACCGCGGTTCACCATGTGTTCCACGCCGAACATAACCGCTTGGTCGAACATACCAAAGAGGTCGTCCTCGCCACGGGCGATCTGGCGTTCCTCAACGAATGGCTGGCCGATGATGTCGCGTCGCTGCCGACCACGCCGGCGCAGGTCGCAGCGCTGGTGTGGGACGGCGAACGCCTGTTCCAGGCCGCGAAATTCGGCACCGAAATGCAGTATCAGCATCTCGTGTTCGAGGAATTCGCGCGCAAGATCCAGCCGCAGGTGGACTTCTTCATTGTCCCCGACGGGTTCGACACGACGATCAATCCCGACATCGTCGCTGAATTCGCCCATGTCGTCTATCGCTTCGGTCATTCGATGCTGACCGAAGATATCGACCGGTTCGGCCCGACCTTCACGCCGAACGACATCAGCCTGATCGAGGGCTTCCTCAACCCCACCGCATATAATGGGGTTGGCGGGGCCATCGAAGACGGCCTCGCGGCGGGCGACATCGTCCGCGGCATGACCCGTCAGGTGGGCAACGAGATCGACGAATTCGTCACCAGTGCGCTGCGCAACAACCTGCTCGGCCTGCCACTCGATCTGGCGACGATTAACCTTGCCCGCGGCCGTGACACCGGCGTTCCCTCGCTGAACGCAGCGCGCCGCGAATTCTATGAGGTCACGAACAACGACGCGCGACTGAAGCCTTATGAAAGCTGGGTCGACTTCGCGGGCAATCTCAAAAATGAGGCGTCGATCATCAACTTCATCGCGGCCTATGGCCTGCATCCTCTCATCACCGGCGAAACGACGGTGGAGGGCAAGCGCGCTGCAGCGATGGCGATCATCTTCGGTACCGATCAGACGGTGCTGGGTGATCCCAATGATCCGCTCGACGATCGCGTCATTCTGGCGGCCGATGCGCCCGATGCATTCGACTTCCTCAACGGCGAAGGCGCCTGGACGAGCGGTCCGAACGGGGTGACGATCACCGGGCTCGATAATGTCGATCTCTGGATCGGCGGCCTCGCCGAAAAGATCCTGCCGTTCGGCGGGATGCTCGGCTCTACCTTCAACTTCGTCTTCGAAGTGCAGATGGAGCAGCTGCAGAATGCCGACCGCTTCTATTATCTCCAGCGTCTCGACGGCCTGCATCTCTTCAGCGAGATGGAAGGCAACAGCTTCGCCGGGATGATCATGCGCAACACCAATGCGACGCATCTTCCCTCCGACGTCTTCTCGACGCCCGGACTGATCCTGGAGGTCGACCAGACGCGGCAATTCAACGATCTGGACGGCGACGGCGACCTCGAGAGCAATGATCCACTCGGCGGCGGCATTCTGACCCCGCTCGTCGTTCGCAACAACCCCGGCACCGTCGGTCCCGACACCAACTATCTTCGCTACACCGGCGATGAGCATGTGGTGCTGGGCGGCACCGAGGGCGCCGATATCATCATCGCCAGCGAAGGCGACGACACGATCTTCGGCGATGGCGGGAACGACACGCTCGAAGGCGGCGCGGGCAACGACATCATCAACGCCGGCGCGGGCGACGACGTCGTCCGCGACATCGGCGGCGATGACAATGTCAAGCTGGGCGACGGTCATGACGCGATCAACACCGGACCGGGTCTCGACCTGGTGCTCGGTGGGCGCGGTCAGGACTTCATCGTGCTCGGCAGCGACGCCGGATCGGAAGTCTTTGCCGGTGAAGGCAATGACTTCATCCTCGGGAATATCACCGCCGAACGCATCCTCGGTAACGAGGGCGACGACTGGATCGAGCATGGCACGTTCGACGGCGCGCCCGGCGACAATTTCGACGAAATTTTCGCGCAGGATGGTGTCGTCGGGCATGACGTGTTCTTCGGACTGGGCGGCTTCGACGAGTTCATCGCCGAAGGCGGCGACGACATCATGGTCGGTAGCCCGGGCCGCGCCAAAATGGCCGGCATGTCGGGTTGGGACTGGGCGATCTACAAGGATAATATCGCCGGCACCGACGCCGACCTGACGCGTGGCATCGTGTTCGACGAAAACCCGACGCCTCCGCCCAACGCGACGCAAGACGCCTATGAAAGCGTCGAAGGGCTTTCCGGGTCGCGCTTCAACGATATCCTGTCCGGATCGAATACAACGGCCGCCGAACGCGCGCCATTCGATCAAGGCGGAACGGAAGGCTATACCGGGAGCAACCTCGACGCCGCCGGCATAGCACGGATATCCGGGCTGCAGGCTGTGCTCGGGGCCGGTGTTACCTCATTCAACGCCGGTGACATCATACTCGGCGGTGACGGCAGCGACCTGATCCGGGGCAATGGCGGCGACGATATCATCGACGGCGACAAATGGCTGAACGTGCGGATCAGCGTTCGCGAGGCTGTCGGTCCCAATGGTGGGGTCGGTGCGGAAATCGCGACCGCGAATAGCATGACCGAGCTTGTGACGCGGGTTTTCAACCGGCAAATCAATCCCGGGCAGCTCGTGATCGTCCGCGAAATCCTGACCGACACCACGGCGGGCGACACGGATATCGCCGCGTTCTCCGACCTTCGGGCCAATTATGACATTACCTATAATGCCAATGGCACGGTCACCGTGGCGCATGCCCGCGGCACGCAACTCGACGGCACCGACACGCTGCGCAACATCGAACGCATGCGCTTCTCTGACGTCGAAATTGCGGTCAACTCGCCGGCGACGGGCCAGCCCGTCATCAGCGATCTGACGCCGACCGAAGGTCAGTTGCTGACGGTGAATACCGCGGCGATTGCCGATGCGAACGGCCTCGGGGCGTTCAGCTACCAGTGGCAACAATCGGCCAATGGTGTGACCTGGGCCAATATCGCCGGCGCGACCAACGCGACCTTCACGCCCAACAATCCCGGCGGAACGACCTTTGGCGCCCAGGCCGGGCTTCAGCTGCGCGTCGTGGTGAGCTTCACCGATGGCGGCGGCACGGCCGAACAGGTCACATCCAACGCCACCGGACCGACCGGGGTCGACTGGGACGGCAACGGCAATAACAACACGCTGGCCGGCACCGCGGGCGACGATATCGCCGACGGCGGCGGCGGCAACGATACGCTGAACGGCAACGACGGCAACGACCTGCTGAACGGCGAAGGTGACAATGACACCATCAACGGCGGTCAGGGCAACGACGTTCTGAACGGCGGCGGCGGCAACGACAATGTCACCGGCGGTATCGGTAACGACACGATGAGTGGCGGAGCAGGCGATGATACGCTGACCGGCGGCGCGGGCAACGACACGATCGATGGCAATGGCGCCGACGACGTCGCGGTCTTTGCCGGAGCGGTCGGGAACTACAGTGTCACGACCAGCGGAACGTCGCTTGTCGTCACCGACAACACCGGAGCAGACGGTGTCGACACGGTGAGCAACGTCGAAACGCTCCGGTTCAATGGCGTAAACTATGCGGTCGTCGCCGGAACCGCCGGCAACAACAACAATCTCAACGGCGCCAACGGAGCCGCAGGCTCGCAGGCGGTGTTCGGCTTTGCCGGCAACGACTCGATCAATGGCGGTGCCGGCAACGACATCATCAATGGTGGTGACGGGACCGATACCATAACGCAGACCGGTGCGACCGGTGGCAGGGATCTGGTCGACGGCGGGGCCGGCACGGACACTTATGTGCTGGCGGGCAATGCGACGGTCGAAACCTTCCGCATCTATGCCCGGGCAGAGGCGCTGGCGGCAGGCATCACCGGTCTCAATGCGAACACCGAGATCGTCATCACCCGCAACGGCACCAACAATGCCTCGATCATTGCCGAACTCGACAATATCGAGGAAATCAACGTCAACGCACTCAACGTATCCTCGCCAGGCGGTGTGGCACCGGGTGGCTCGGGTACGAATGGAGGCGACACGATCATGGTGATCGGGAATTTCGCCGTCACCAGCCTCAATTATAATACGATCACCGTCAACGGCGGACGCGGGGCCGACACGGTCGATATTTCGGGACTGACGTCCGACCACCGACTCGTCTTCAATACCGGTGGCGGCGCCGACCAATTCATCGGCGATCAGCGGCCTCAGGACGTGATCAATTCCACTGGCGGGAATGGCAATGGTCACGGCGGCGGTTCCGGCGGTTCGGTCTATCAGCAGGACAACCCGCTCCATATGATCCGGACGCTGATCGACGACTGGATGGAAGTGAACGGGCGCCACGTCCGGCATCATTTCGACGCAGACTATCCGTTTGCTTGA
- a CDS encoding type I secretion system permease/ATPase: MRLFWMPVPPALSEAVRACRTHFILAATFSALINILYLAPTIYMMQVYDRVVPTNGVLTLIFITVVVGVAIATLSALDAIRVRLMTRASLRLDRLLSGEILDRLLARSRALPGAPSTQQAMREFDVLRQSLAGQAATALFDVPWTPLYLFVAFLIHPLLGVLVLAAGSVLVALAITNERRSKAKADEAHHASAAAYESHEAMLRKAEVVRALGMRRALISRHIQQRSVGLNAVADLQFSGSRYNALVKFVRMFMQSFALGVGAWLAINGQISVGAIIAASVLLSRALQPIEQLVGLWPNIVQSRQAIQTLGRLFDQANGPVSRTSLPDPTGQVDLQGVVVRNPEGSAILLKNISLKLTPGEVLGIVGPSGAGKTTLARVVAGALPPDLGEIRIDGANLADWDPEQIAQHIGYLPQDCGLLPGTISENVSRFGAARGVPPEVVDEQVIAAARLAGVHEMILHLPGGYDTIIEGNGHKLSAGQAQRVALARALYGNPCILVLDEPNSALDSDGEEALSRAIGAAKLHGAAIMIVAHRAAILASADKLAVLADGAIVGMGPRDEILQALKNSAAQQNVVPIHEGARP, from the coding sequence ATGCGACTGTTCTGGATGCCCGTTCCACCGGCATTGTCAGAAGCCGTCCGCGCTTGCCGGACTCACTTCATTCTCGCAGCAACATTCAGCGCGTTGATCAACATCCTGTATCTGGCGCCGACCATCTACATGATGCAGGTGTACGACCGGGTGGTGCCCACCAACGGCGTATTGACGCTGATCTTCATCACCGTCGTCGTGGGCGTCGCGATCGCCACGCTGTCGGCGCTCGATGCGATCCGCGTACGGTTGATGACGCGCGCATCATTGCGTCTCGACCGCTTGCTCTCGGGCGAAATATTGGACCGGCTGCTGGCGCGCTCGCGCGCTTTGCCCGGAGCCCCCTCGACCCAGCAGGCGATGCGCGAATTCGACGTGCTGCGGCAGTCGCTTGCCGGGCAAGCGGCCACCGCCTTGTTCGACGTCCCCTGGACGCCGCTCTATCTGTTCGTGGCTTTTCTCATTCATCCGCTTTTGGGTGTATTGGTGCTTGCCGCAGGCAGCGTGCTTGTCGCACTCGCGATCACCAACGAGAGGCGCAGCAAGGCGAAGGCCGATGAGGCGCATCATGCCAGCGCGGCCGCGTATGAATCGCACGAGGCCATGTTGCGCAAGGCCGAGGTCGTGCGCGCGCTCGGGATGCGGCGCGCGCTGATATCGCGCCATATTCAGCAGCGCAGTGTCGGCCTGAACGCCGTCGCCGACCTGCAGTTTTCGGGCAGCCGTTATAACGCGCTCGTCAAATTCGTGCGGATGTTCATGCAATCCTTCGCGCTCGGCGTCGGCGCCTGGCTTGCTATCAACGGGCAGATTTCGGTCGGCGCGATCATCGCCGCCTCGGTCTTGCTAAGCCGCGCCCTGCAGCCGATCGAGCAACTCGTCGGTTTGTGGCCGAATATCGTCCAGTCGCGTCAGGCGATCCAGACGCTCGGCCGGCTGTTCGACCAAGCGAACGGGCCGGTGTCGCGCACGAGTTTGCCCGATCCGACGGGGCAGGTCGATCTTCAGGGGGTTGTCGTCCGCAATCCCGAAGGCAGCGCGATCCTGCTCAAGAATATATCGCTGAAACTGACGCCCGGCGAGGTGTTGGGCATCGTCGGCCCGTCGGGCGCGGGCAAGACCACCCTCGCGCGCGTCGTCGCCGGGGCGCTGCCGCCCGATCTCGGCGAAATAAGGATCGACGGCGCCAACCTGGCCGACTGGGATCCCGAACAGATTGCACAGCATATCGGCTATCTTCCGCAGGATTGCGGTTTGCTGCCCGGGACGATCAGCGAAAATGTGTCGCGCTTCGGCGCGGCGCGCGGTGTGCCGCCTGAGGTCGTCGACGAGCAAGTTATCGCCGCTGCCCGTCTGGCCGGCGTCCATGAAATGATCCTGCATTTGCCGGGCGGTTACGACACGATAATCGAAGGCAATGGGCACAAGCTGTCGGCAGGGCAGGCGCAGCGCGTCGCGCTGGCGCGCGCGCTTTATGGCAATCCGTGCATCCTGGTGCTCGATGAACCAAACTCGGCGCTCGACAGCGATGGCGAGGAAGCGCTGTCGCGGGCGATCGGCGCCGCCAAGCTGCATGGCGCGGCGATCATGATCGTCGCGCATCGTGCGGCGATCCTGGCGAGCGCCGACAAGCTGGCGGTTCTCGCCGACGGGGCGATCGTCGGGATGGGGCCGCGCGACGAAATCCTGCAGGCACTCAAGAATTCGGCGGCACAGCAAAATGTCGTTCCTATCCATGAAGGAGCCCGGCCATGA
- a CDS encoding HlyD family type I secretion periplasmic adaptor subunit has translation MTDMSWKPPRGGDGPSGHDSADRPHRELRIGGLVVAFFFVGLLGWASMTPLDAGAYAPGVIAVSGSRQAVQHREGGIVTDLHVVEGQTVKKGEPLLTISASELVAAERGLTGEVIALLAQRARLAAELGGLSSVAEPAEFASLAPENRALAAEALRGQRQLFQARRNSVQTQRNVLRQRMRQHSEQINGFSYQMQSNKLQQQLIGDELQGLRTLLPKGFVSINRVRSMERSAAELDGSYGAYRADIARSSEAIGEAQMQIVGIDKQMLEEVAAQKQEGQVRLDELQPKLTAVREQLARSTVRAPAGGRVVGLKVFTVGGVVAAGDTLMEIVPQDRALVIDGKASPTDADDLAPGMKTQIRFTALQERNLPILVGQISKISADSFEDERSGMRYFKIELVVPPSELAKLKQVRQDGGLRAGLPVDIMIPLRKRTALSYLIEPLTQTLWMAGREN, from the coding sequence ATGACCGATATGTCCTGGAAGCCGCCAAGGGGAGGGGATGGCCCTTCCGGCCATGACTCCGCGGACCGGCCACATCGCGAATTGCGTATCGGCGGCCTTGTCGTGGCCTTCTTCTTCGTGGGCCTTCTCGGATGGGCGTCGATGACGCCGCTCGATGCCGGAGCCTATGCACCCGGCGTGATTGCGGTGTCGGGCAGCCGCCAGGCGGTTCAACATCGCGAGGGCGGGATTGTGACCGACCTCCATGTCGTCGAGGGGCAAACCGTCAAAAAGGGCGAACCGCTCCTCACCATCTCGGCGTCGGAGCTGGTTGCGGCCGAACGCGGGCTGACAGGCGAGGTCATCGCCTTGCTCGCCCAGCGCGCCCGTCTGGCCGCCGAGCTTGGCGGCCTGAGCAGCGTCGCCGAACCCGCGGAATTTGCATCGCTCGCTCCCGAAAACAGGGCCCTGGCCGCCGAAGCCTTGCGCGGCCAGCGCCAGCTGTTCCAGGCGCGGCGTAATTCCGTGCAAACCCAGCGGAACGTCCTGCGTCAGAGGATGCGCCAGCATTCTGAGCAGATCAATGGTTTCAGCTATCAGATGCAATCGAACAAGCTACAGCAACAGCTGATTGGCGATGAGCTGCAAGGGCTGCGTACGCTGTTGCCCAAGGGCTTTGTGTCGATCAATCGCGTGCGCAGCATGGAGCGCTCCGCCGCCGAACTCGACGGGTCCTATGGCGCCTATCGCGCCGACATCGCGCGCTCGTCCGAGGCGATTGGCGAGGCGCAGATGCAGATCGTCGGCATCGACAAGCAAATGCTCGAGGAGGTCGCGGCGCAGAAACAGGAGGGCCAAGTCCGTCTCGACGAGCTTCAGCCAAAGTTGACCGCGGTCCGTGAACAGCTCGCCCGTTCGACGGTGCGCGCCCCAGCGGGCGGCCGGGTGGTGGGGCTGAAAGTCTTTACCGTCGGCGGCGTCGTCGCGGCAGGCGACACGTTGATGGAGATCGTTCCGCAGGACCGGGCCCTGGTCATTGATGGCAAGGCATCGCCGACCGATGCCGACGATCTGGCGCCGGGAATGAAGACCCAGATCCGCTTTACCGCCTTGCAGGAACGCAACCTGCCGATCCTCGTCGGTCAAATTTCCAAGATTTCGGCCGACAGCTTCGAGGACGAGCGTTCGGGGATGCGCTATTTCAAGATCGAGTTGGTCGTGCCGCCCAGCGAGCTCGCAAAGCTCAAGCAGGTTCGCCAGGACGGCGGGCTCCGCGCCGGGTTGCCCGTCGATATCATGATCCCGCTGCGCAAGCGGACGGCGCTCTCATACCTCATCGAGCCGCTCACCCAGACGCTGTGGATGGCCGGGCGCGAAAACTGA
- a CDS encoding PepSY-associated TM helix domain-containing protein has protein sequence MHAPTPPRPATKKSRKAFWLKQLHMWHWMSSAISLIGLLLFAVTGFTLNHAADIEAAPVVTEKAAQMPPALLARLKSATPAAEKAPLPADVAEWVEDSFPVKASGEAEWSADEVYLPAPRPGGDAWVAIDLVTGAVSSEVTSRGWVSYLNDLHKGRNSGGEWSLFIDVFAFACLIFAITGLVLLWLHSAKRMSTWPLVGMGLALPAAIAIIFIH, from the coding sequence ATGCATGCACCGACACCCCCGCGACCGGCGACGAAGAAGAGCCGGAAAGCCTTTTGGCTGAAGCAGCTCCACATGTGGCACTGGATGAGTTCGGCTATCAGCCTGATCGGCCTGCTGCTGTTCGCGGTCACCGGCTTCACGCTCAACCACGCCGCCGACATCGAGGCCGCGCCGGTCGTTACCGAAAAGGCAGCGCAAATGCCGCCCGCGCTGCTTGCGCGGCTGAAATCGGCAACGCCCGCTGCCGAAAAGGCGCCGCTGCCCGCGGACGTCGCTGAATGGGTCGAGGACAGCTTCCCGGTCAAGGCGTCGGGGGAGGCCGAGTGGTCGGCGGACGAGGTCTATCTGCCCGCGCCGCGCCCCGGCGGCGACGCATGGGTCGCAATCGACCTAGTGACCGGCGCGGTGTCAAGCGAGGTGACCAGCCGCGGCTGGGTCTCCTACCTCAACGATCTCCACAAGGGGCGCAATTCGGGCGGCGAGTGGAGCCTGTTCATCGACGTCTTCGCCTTCGCCTGCCTGATCTTTGCGATAACAGGCCTCGTCCTGCTCTGGCTGCACTCGGCGAAGCGCATGAGCACTTGGCCACTCGTCGGCATGGGACTCGCGCTTCCCGCTGCCATCGCCATCATCTTCATCCACTAG
- a CDS encoding DUF2271 domain-containing protein, with the protein MQLSTPVRVIGTLGLGAIFAAPALAADPGTMDVTINIPRLKVAEYHKPYVAIWVEKAGGTAKTVAVWYDYDMKANEGTKWLRDVRQWWRAAGRSMTFPANGITGATRAPGAHKVSFSRAQLGAAAPGQYTLVIEAAREVGGRELLRIPFTWPAKAGAGGRAAGTTELGAVSVAFR; encoded by the coding sequence ATGCAGCTTTCCACCCCGGTACGCGTCATCGGCACGCTTGGCCTCGGCGCGATATTCGCAGCCCCGGCGCTCGCCGCCGATCCGGGCACGATGGACGTCACGATCAATATCCCGCGGCTGAAGGTCGCCGAATATCATAAGCCTTATGTCGCGATCTGGGTCGAAAAAGCCGGCGGTACGGCGAAGACGGTCGCGGTCTGGTACGATTATGACATGAAGGCGAACGAGGGCACGAAATGGCTTCGCGACGTCCGCCAATGGTGGCGCGCCGCAGGACGCTCGATGACCTTTCCCGCGAACGGCATCACCGGCGCCACCCGTGCACCGGGCGCACACAAGGTCTCCTTCTCGCGGGCGCAGCTCGGCGCGGCCGCGCCCGGACAATATACGCTGGTGATCGAGGCGGCGCGCGAGGTCGGTGGCCGCGAACTTCTGCGCATCCCCTTCACCTGGCCCGCAAAGGCCGGGGCGGGCGGACGCGCTGCGGGAACGACCGAACTCGGCGCTGTTTCGGTTGCCTTCCGTTAA
- a CDS encoding DUF4198 domain-containing protein produces the protein MKKRIWGFAATAALAALVAVPASAHRQWMLPSSTVLSGDDVWVTVDAAVSNDLFYFEHQPLRLDAMKAWAPDGSEATIENKSTGRYRSTFDVHLTQKGTWRIASVADMLMGSYELNGKTERLPRGTTAANLAERVPAGATNVKTAEANNRNEIFVTVGEPTTTLFKPTGKGIELVPVTHPNDLISGETATFQFLLDGKPAAGLPVTLIPGGIRYRDQLGQVDVKTGADGKVELTWPGPGLYWLNVTTPQAEQAEGAPPVIARRASYVTTLEVLAP, from the coding sequence ATGAAGAAGCGAATTTGGGGTTTCGCCGCAACTGCTGCGCTTGCGGCGCTGGTTGCCGTTCCGGCGTCGGCGCATCGCCAGTGGATGCTGCCGTCGTCGACCGTCCTGTCGGGCGACGACGTGTGGGTCACCGTCGACGCGGCGGTATCGAACGATCTCTTCTATTTCGAGCATCAGCCGCTCCGCCTCGATGCGATGAAGGCGTGGGCGCCCGACGGAAGCGAAGCGACGATCGAGAATAAGTCGACCGGACGTTATCGCAGCACCTTCGACGTCCATTTGACGCAGAAAGGCACGTGGCGGATCGCTTCGGTCGCCGACATGCTGATGGGCAGCTATGAGCTGAACGGCAAGACCGAGCGGCTGCCGCGCGGCACGACGGCGGCGAACCTCGCCGAGCGCGTGCCGGCGGGGGCGACCAATGTGAAGACCGCCGAGGCGAACAACCGCAACGAGATTTTTGTGACGGTCGGCGAACCGACGACGACGCTGTTCAAGCCGACAGGCAAGGGCATCGAACTCGTGCCAGTAACGCACCCCAACGACCTGATTTCAGGCGAGACCGCGACCTTCCAATTCCTGCTCGACGGCAAGCCGGCGGCGGGCCTGCCGGTGACCTTGATCCCCGGCGGTATCCGCTATCGCGACCAGCTGGGTCAGGTCGACGTCAAGACCGGCGCCGACGGGAAGGTCGAGCTGACATGGCCTGGACCTGGCCTCTACTGGCTCAACGTCACGACCCCGCAGGCCGAACAGGCGGAGGGCGCCCCGCCCGTCATTGCGCGCCGGGCCAGCTATGTGACGACGCTCGAGGTGCTGGCACCCTGA